The proteins below come from a single Fusobacterium nucleatum genomic window:
- a CDS encoding ABC transporter permease, translating into MKFILKWLGIMFILSVITFLIVRFIPVSPVDMLLQHYNLPLTEENRKLLTSYYKLDQSLFKQYIVWIKDFLKGNWGISFITKLPVKEEMLRRLPYSLIIGLGSLFLSIILSFFLGYLAAIKEKGFFDKMTRTISILTLSIPSFIIAIFIIYYFGVKTQLIKFFIGGKFYGIVFSIMILVLYQIGNLSRIVRDLFVEMKEETFVKFYLIRGFNINYVLLRHCYKPALYSLFSASISKFSSVVGGSAVVEFSFAIPGISYFLINSIVNRDYNVIQAYIFLICIYMFFVHLMFDFLLSFLREKGNK; encoded by the coding sequence GTGAAGTTTATTTTGAAATGGTTAGGTATTATGTTTATTTTAAGTGTAATAACATTTTTAATAGTTAGATTTATTCCAGTTAGTCCAGTTGATATGTTATTACAACACTATAATCTTCCATTGACAGAAGAAAATAGAAAGTTATTAACTTCATATTACAAATTAGACCAAAGCCTTTTTAAACAGTATATAGTTTGGATAAAAGATTTTTTAAAAGGGAATTGGGGAATTTCTTTTATAACAAAACTACCAGTTAAAGAGGAAATGCTAAGGAGATTACCATATTCTTTAATTATTGGGCTAGGCTCTTTATTTCTATCAATAATACTTTCATTTTTCCTTGGATATTTAGCAGCTATAAAGGAAAAGGGCTTTTTTGATAAAATGACAAGAACTATATCAATTTTGACACTTAGTATACCATCTTTTATAATAGCAATCTTTATTATCTATTATTTTGGTGTTAAAACACAACTAATAAAATTTTTTATTGGTGGAAAATTCTATGGTATAGTATTTTCAATAATGATATTAGTTTTATATCAAATTGGAAATTTAAGTAGAATTGTTAGAGATTTATTTGTTGAGATGAAAGAAGAAACTTTTGTTAAATTTTATTTAATTAGAGGTTTTAATATAAATTATGTTTTATTAAGACATTGTTATAAACCAGCACTTTACTCTTTATTTTCAGCAAGTATTTCAAAATTTTCATCAGTTGTAGGTGGAAGTGCTGTTGTAGAATTTAGTTTTGCAATTCCTGGGATAAGTTATTTTTTGATAAATAGCATAGTAAATAGGGATTATAACGTGATTCAAGCCTATATATTTTTAATTTGTATTTATATGTTTTTTGTTCATTTAATGTTTGATTTTTTATTAAGTTTTTTAAGAGAGAAGGGGAATAAATGA
- a CDS encoding dipeptide/oligopeptide/nickel ABC transporter ATP-binding protein, with protein MKNILELKDFFVSLKNNNRKILNNINIEIREKEFLGIVGESGSGKTTLLNSVLSFLDMKKFILDGKIILFENIEVYKMTEEQRKEICHKNISMILQDSINSLNPYEKIEKQLLETYLFHSKEKITNDFVIKEIKKLLLDVGFEDIDRILNSYPNELSGGMRQRIAIVLVLCTDIKILLADEPTTSLDVVNQFRFIELLKKISKEKGLTLIYVSHDIKVLSKICERIIVLKDGNIIEENDTMQILKEPKNDYTKLLIKAATAD; from the coding sequence GTGAAAAATATTTTAGAGTTAAAGGATTTTTTTGTATCTTTAAAAAATAATAATCGTAAGATATTAAATAATATAAATATAGAAATAAGAGAAAAAGAATTTTTAGGTATAGTTGGAGAATCTGGCTCAGGAAAAACTACTCTTTTAAATTCTGTACTCTCTTTTTTAGATATGAAAAAATTTATATTAGATGGAAAAATAATTCTTTTTGAAAATATAGAAGTTTATAAAATGACAGAAGAACAGAGAAAAGAGATTTGTCATAAAAATATTTCAATGATACTTCAAGATTCAATAAATTCTTTAAACCCTTATGAAAAAATAGAGAAACAACTTCTTGAAACTTATTTATTTCATTCTAAGGAAAAAATAACAAATGATTTTGTGATTAAAGAAATAAAAAAACTTCTTTTAGATGTAGGTTTTGAGGATATAGATAGAATCTTAAATAGTTATCCCAATGAATTGTCAGGTGGGATGAGGCAAAGAATTGCAATAGTATTAGTGCTATGTACAGATATAAAAATACTTTTAGCTGATGAACCAACAACTTCATTAGATGTTGTAAATCAATTTAGATTTATAGAATTACTTAAAAAAATCAGCAAAGAAAAAGGTTTAACTTTGATATATGTTAGTCATGATATCAAGGTATTGTCAAAAATTTGTGAAAGAATAATAGTTTTAAAAGATGGGAATATTATAGAAGAAAATGATACAATGCAGATTTTAAAAGAACCTAAAAATGATTATACAAAACTATTAATTAAGGCTGCAACTGCTGATTAA
- a CDS encoding ABC transporter permease translates to MTKKLIFINIFLVIILLIFSSKLNADINLDSVFLGFSKENFFGTDDLGRDVFSLIIIGGFRTLEVVAIATSLSFFVGSFLGMIAGYFEGNIGTIIKSTVDLMMVVPTLIVALIITSIFGITPVTAGISLGIFGIGNYMNQSEALTKTEKNKDYILASKLLGVPWYVVLFRRIFVNILARLLVNLGNTASGVILQYSALTFIGLGSDYTKPDWGAMLYQYRIYLVRKPSLIIIPTLCILWVSLSFNLIFDKREN, encoded by the coding sequence ATGACTAAGAAATTGATATTTATTAATATATTTTTAGTAATTATATTGTTAATTTTTTCCTCAAAATTAAATGCAGATATAAATTTAGATTCAGTATTTTTAGGTTTTTCAAAAGAGAATTTCTTTGGAACAGATGATTTAGGAAGAGATGTTTTTTCTTTAATAATTATTGGAGGATTTAGAACATTAGAAGTTGTTGCTATTGCAACAAGTCTTTCTTTTTTTGTTGGAAGTTTTTTAGGAATGATAGCAGGGTATTTTGAGGGAAATATTGGAACAATTATAAAGTCAACAGTTGATTTAATGATGGTTGTTCCAACTTTAATAGTAGCATTAATAATAACTTCAATTTTTGGGATTACACCTGTTACTGCTGGAATTTCACTCGGAATATTTGGTATAGGAAATTATATGAATCAATCAGAGGCTTTAACCAAAACAGAAAAAAACAAAGATTATATATTAGCTTCTAAATTATTGGGTGTTCCTTGGTATGTTGTATTATTTAGAAGAATTTTTGTAAATATATTAGCTAGATTACTTGTAAATTTAGGAAATACAGCAAGTGGAGTTATATTACAATATTCAGCTTTAACATTTATAGGATTAGGTTCTGATTATACAAAGCCAGATTGGGGAGCAATGTTATATCAGTATAGAATATATTTAGTGAGAAAGCCATCTTTAATTATAATTCCAACATTATGTATTTTATGGGTATCACTGTCTTTTAATTTAATTTTTGACAAAAGGGAGAACTGA